One window from the genome of Oryzias melastigma strain HK-1 unplaced genomic scaffold, ASM292280v2 sc00398, whole genome shotgun sequence encodes:
- the LOC112139715 gene encoding uncharacterized protein LOC112139715 — protein MTPNLHICVLKIKEEERVVVWNISDTSASPATIKTNRVAAISGSDSVSTLTLFEDFWSKVQEGTSYVIRGYGLLGETPPYHIRLTRQTQFFRGSKITVSSDLKDEAERVLNPPSQVVDVWESTQKGGLLTVAGVVVECSPVKKIRSGREHVPVRNIRIKQDEFTVRVCLWREVSITDVSLGDVVTISHLKAETTMYGRQLTTEPLNVDLILEGKTVQQIKLSSQ, from the exons ATGACCCCTAACCTCCACATATGTGTCCTTAAGATCAAGGAAGAGGAGAGGGTGGTGGTGTGGAACATCTCAGATACATCTGCATCGCCAGCTACCATAAAAACCAACAGGGTGGCTGCTATATCAGGTAGCGATTCAGTGTCCACACTGACGTTGTTTGAGGACTTTTGGAGTAAAGTGCAGGAGGGAACCTCTTATGTAATCCGGGGGTATGGCCTCCTCGGAGAAACCCCTCCGTACCACATTAGACTCACCAGACAGACCCAGTTTTTCAGAGGGTCTAAAATCACAGTCAGCTCTGACCTGAAGGATGAGGCAGAGAGGGTCCTCAACCCTCCCTCCCAGGTGGTAGACGTGTGGGAGTCAACACAGAAAGGGGGCCTCCTGACTGTTGCTGGGGTGGTGGTGGAG tgtTCGCCTGTAAAGAAAATCCGGTCTGGGAGAGAGCATGTTCCTGTGAGAAACATCAGAATTAAGCAG GACGAGTTTACAGTGCGAGTCTGCTTATGGAGGGAGGTCTCCATCACGGATGTTTCACTGGGAGACGTGGTCACCATCTCCCACTTGAAGGCAGAAACaacaatgtatggaagacagCTGACCACTGAACCACTGAACGTAGATTTGATATTGGAGGGAAAAACAGTACAGCAAATCAAATTATCCAGTCAATAA